In Candidatus Methanomethylophilus alvi Mx1201, a genomic segment contains:
- a CDS encoding M26 family metallopeptidase, which yields MKAETKMIVAAAVVAALCLTAVTSVTQSWFSDEEHATVDVTTGKVDIRAEAGEISLYSLGVEVSDRFTNGGTAAVGYSAADGITVTASDMTPGDSFDFLMSVYNLSTVSTLYRMVCTVSGENSSEFSISVGGAAITGYFSTEWALQAATDGGERLIEAVAVSVGLPVEATQSATLSMTLRAEAVQSNASTDIVGISNAAELRAFAAEVNCGNTCEGKTVKLLADIDLESEEWTPIGTSTYSFKGTFDGNGKTISNLNISAGDRAGFFANFSGPSATSLNFDHASVIGRESVAVFAAVSSPTSTISEISVDNSTVVGGHWVGSIVGYTYGVIEKCQVSNSSLSAAPYPVGASYDNGDKVGGIVGFKSNGGVYECSVKDTIVKGYRDIGGVVGIAVKDNYDPVISKNSVENLTIIQSSENRYGSSICFGTIVGRDSGCVVEDSTISGYLKTRVDEGEINRLICSTSSNPAGFDTIEVVLNGNASIDVSDAYIKFGGPNTSKVTISGSEGSEILRLSTTYWSRVSMANSNAVLTMNNLHVTSDQESGTWNSYDITFLNCNVSLKDICFEKAVALDNSEFTSVLENVSINESHDYYALWIVAGGDVTIDGLKVNSEGRAIKISDQYVTEPEKTTLSVSNSTFVSKSKSAVIVGSTAGADITWGFGNDISNVSADTVNAVWVDEDWKDYDDLVTVTGCSKKIEGA from the coding sequence ATGAAAGCAGAAACAAAAATGATCGTCGCGGCGGCGGTCGTCGCCGCGCTCTGCCTGACGGCCGTGACGTCCGTCACCCAGTCGTGGTTCTCCGACGAGGAGCATGCGACGGTCGACGTGACCACCGGCAAGGTGGACATCAGGGCGGAGGCCGGGGAAATCAGCCTCTACTCCCTGGGTGTGGAGGTAAGCGACAGATTCACCAACGGCGGGACCGCTGCCGTAGGATATTCCGCAGCGGACGGCATAACCGTCACCGCGTCCGACATGACGCCCGGCGACAGTTTCGATTTCTTGATGAGTGTTTACAACCTGAGCACCGTATCCACCCTCTACAGGATGGTCTGTACGGTCTCCGGGGAGAACAGTTCCGAGTTCTCCATATCGGTCGGCGGGGCCGCCATTACAGGGTACTTCAGCACCGAGTGGGCGCTGCAGGCGGCCACCGACGGCGGCGAGCGCCTCATAGAGGCCGTCGCCGTGTCCGTGGGGCTGCCCGTGGAGGCGACGCAGTCCGCCACCCTCAGCATGACGCTCAGGGCGGAGGCGGTCCAGAGCAACGCATCCACCGATATAGTGGGGATCTCCAACGCGGCCGAGCTCCGTGCGTTCGCCGCCGAGGTGAACTGCGGCAACACCTGCGAAGGGAAGACCGTGAAACTCCTCGCAGACATCGACCTGGAGAGCGAGGAGTGGACCCCCATCGGGACCAGCACATACTCGTTCAAAGGTACTTTTGACGGTAATGGGAAGACCATAAGCAACCTCAACATATCTGCAGGAGACAGGGCCGGGTTCTTCGCTAACTTCAGCGGACCTTCTGCAACCTCCTTGAACTTCGATCATGCGAGTGTAATCGGAAGGGAGAGTGTAGCAGTGTTCGCAGCGGTATCCTCCCCTACATCTACAATATCGGAGATAAGCGTGGATAATTCTACGGTTGTAGGTGGCCATTGGGTGGGTTCGATCGTCGGATATACCTATGGAGTCATCGAAAAGTGTCAGGTTTCCAATTCGAGTCTGAGTGCAGCCCCCTATCCGGTAGGTGCGTCTTATGACAACGGTGACAAGGTCGGGGGAATCGTCGGATTCAAGAGTAATGGCGGAGTGTACGAGTGTTCCGTAAAAGACACTATCGTCAAGGGTTACAGGGATATCGGAGGAGTCGTAGGAATCGCAGTCAAGGACAACTATGACCCCGTCATCAGTAAGAACTCCGTCGAGAATCTGACAATCATACAGAGCAGCGAGAATAGGTATGGTTCATCCATCTGTTTTGGAACGATAGTAGGCCGTGACAGCGGCTGTGTTGTCGAAGACAGTACCATATCGGGATATCTTAAAACCAGGGTCGATGAGGGGGAGATCAACAGGTTGATCTGTTCCACTTCTTCCAACCCTGCCGGTTTCGATACGATCGAAGTCGTTCTCAATGGAAATGCGTCGATAGATGTTTCCGATGCATACATAAAGTTCGGAGGTCCGAACACTTCCAAGGTGACGATATCCGGTTCCGAAGGTTCTGAAATCCTCCGGCTCTCCACCACGTATTGGTCCAGGGTCTCCATGGCCAATTCGAATGCTGTCCTCACCATGAACAACCTGCACGTTACAAGCGATCAGGAAAGCGGAACTTGGAATTCATACGACATCACGTTCTTGAATTGCAATGTCTCTCTCAAAGACATATGTTTTGAGAAGGCAGTGGCCCTCGACAATTCTGAATTCACGTCGGTCCTTGAGAATGTCTCCATCAACGAATCACATGACTATTATGCCCTCTGGATAGTCGCTGGCGGAGATGTAACCATAGATGGACTCAAGGTAAACTCAGAAGGTCGTGCCATCAAGATCTCCGATCAGTATGTGACGGAACCCGAAAAGACAACGCTGTCGGTTTCCAACTCGACCTTTGTCTCCAAGTCCAAGTCTGCGGTCATTGTTGGAAGTACGGCAGGAGCAGACATCACCTGGGGCTTCGGCAATGACATCTCCAATGTCTCTGCCGATACCGTCAACGCAGTATGGGTCGATGAAGACTGGAAGGACTATGACGATCTTGTAACCGTCACAGGATGTTCGAAGAAGATCGAAGGGGCTTGA
- a CDS encoding S26 family signal peptidase, which yields MSVMEVSRRKAITLVAVLAIAVSAVWYVADKNGGSLDFSDTEVRVVVSASMDGEPRSGYDIESIPVGSMVFIRHGGSDSFYSSLEVGDVLTFHYKNPATREDMVVTHRIIAISSGPSGYTYTMAGDAIVDRSPSSPSTQTVTSASGDIIGKVTGVSPTLGSLVEVFSTFAGKVLLVVIPCSILAVSGIWDIVKTRRGKGSDGVRGSIEGDKEE from the coding sequence GTGAGCGTCATGGAGGTCTCCCGCAGGAAAGCGATCACACTGGTAGCGGTATTAGCGATAGCCGTATCTGCAGTCTGGTACGTCGCCGACAAGAACGGAGGCTCCTTGGACTTCTCCGACACAGAGGTGAGGGTGGTCGTCTCCGCCTCGATGGACGGTGAGCCGCGCAGCGGCTACGACATCGAGTCGATCCCCGTCGGCAGCATGGTATTCATCAGGCACGGTGGGTCGGACTCCTTCTACTCCTCCCTCGAGGTCGGGGACGTCCTGACGTTCCATTACAAGAATCCCGCAACCCGGGAGGACATGGTGGTCACGCACCGCATAATCGCCATCTCCTCCGGCCCGTCCGGCTATACATACACTATGGCCGGTGATGCGATAGTAGACAGATCTCCATCGTCTCCGTCCACTCAGACGGTCACATCTGCGAGCGGGGACATCATCGGCAAGGTGACCGGTGTCTCCCCTACGCTGGGAAGTCTGGTGGAGGTATTCTCCACGTTCGCGGGCAAGGTCCTGCTGGTCGTCATACCATGCTCCATCCTGGCTGTTTCAGGGATCTGGGACATAGTGAAGACGAGGCGCGGCAAGGGCTCTGATGGCGTGAGAGGGTCGATAGAAGGGGATAAGGAGGAATAA